In Nonomuraea sp. NBC_00507, the following are encoded in one genomic region:
- a CDS encoding TetR/AcrR family transcriptional regulator: protein MNSPTSPRSPVPRRPRRHDPGRRDRLIDAALTVIAERGVAGTTHREIARVADVPLGSMTYHFTSLEEVLAEAFTRHADFVARVFDERLSAAPDQDAAIEAVITLVADDLLGSQDDLVLSVELYVAAARHPALRAVTQAWMARSRQALERHFDATTARELDALIEGLVLHSALSTDPMTPEQIRHAIHRFLR from the coding sequence ATGAACAGCCCCACCAGCCCGCGGTCACCGGTCCCGCGGCGGCCTCGCCGGCACGACCCCGGGCGGCGGGACCGGCTGATCGACGCCGCGCTCACCGTCATCGCCGAGCGCGGCGTGGCCGGGACGACGCACCGGGAGATCGCCCGGGTCGCGGACGTACCGCTGGGCTCGATGACCTACCACTTCACCTCGCTGGAGGAGGTGCTCGCCGAAGCGTTCACCCGGCACGCCGACTTCGTGGCCCGCGTCTTCGACGAGCGGCTGAGCGCCGCCCCAGACCAGGACGCGGCGATCGAGGCCGTCATCACGCTGGTGGCCGACGACCTGCTCGGCTCGCAGGACGACCTCGTCCTTTCCGTGGAGCTGTACGTGGCCGCGGCACGTCATCCGGCCTTGCGGGCCGTCACCCAGGCCTGGATGGCGCGCAGCCGGCAGGCGCTGGAACGCCACTTCGACGCCACCACCGCCCGGGAACTGGACGCGCTCATCGAAGGGCTCGTGCTGCACAGCGCCCTGTCGACCGACCCGATGACGCCCGAGCAGATCCGCCACGCCATCCACCGGTTCCTGCGCTGA
- a CDS encoding sugar O-acetyltransferase has translation MPDFDGRSMRERMLAGDLYIADDPELAEHMLRAADLMEAFNATSARNPRERRRLLTELLGAIGEGTEIRPPLRVDYGSHIRIGARSFANFGLVALDVAPITIGDDVQIGSYVQLMTPTHPVDPEPRRAKWEAAKPITIGDNVWLGSGAIVLAGVTIGENTVVGAGAVVTRDLPANVVAVGNPARVIRTIEPGTS, from the coding sequence ATGCCCGACTTTGATGGCCGCTCGATGCGCGAGCGGATGCTCGCCGGTGACCTGTACATCGCCGATGACCCGGAGCTGGCCGAGCACATGCTGCGCGCGGCGGACCTGATGGAAGCGTTCAACGCGACGTCGGCCCGTAACCCGCGGGAGCGGCGCCGGCTGCTCACCGAGCTGCTCGGGGCCATCGGTGAGGGCACGGAGATCCGGCCGCCGCTGCGGGTGGACTACGGCAGCCACATCCGCATCGGCGCCCGGTCGTTCGCCAACTTCGGTCTCGTGGCGTTGGACGTCGCGCCGATCACCATCGGCGACGACGTGCAGATCGGGTCCTACGTTCAGCTGATGACGCCGACCCACCCGGTGGATCCGGAGCCCCGCAGGGCGAAGTGGGAGGCCGCGAAACCGATCACCATCGGCGACAACGTGTGGCTGGGCAGCGGGGCGATCGTCCTGGCCGGGGTCACGATCGGGGAGAACACGGTCGTCGGCGCCGGCGCGGTGGTCACCAGGGACCTCCCGGCGAACGTCGTCGCCGTGGGCAATCCCGCCCGCGTGATCCGCACCATCGAGCCGGGCACTTCATGA